The following coding sequences are from one Mesorhizobium onobrychidis window:
- a CDS encoding DUF29 domain-containing protein, producing MNRIDRLRALTPYEADYVQWCAEQGALLREGRFSDLDRENLAEEIESLGRSDKREIRSRMEVLLAHLLKWEFQPGHRSHSWQSSISEQRIWIGNIIKDSPSLRRYPAQIFDQAYGHAVLVAVRETGLRKSHFPGEPPFTSKQALDERFWPGNPLSMGDFLRD from the coding sequence ATGAACAGGATTGATCGTCTCAGGGCCCTCACTCCCTACGAAGCGGACTACGTCCAGTGGTGCGCCGAGCAAGGCGCGTTGTTGCGCGAAGGTCGTTTCTCCGACCTCGATCGTGAGAATCTTGCCGAGGAGATCGAGAGTTTGGGGAGAAGTGACAAAAGAGAAATTCGCAGTCGGATGGAGGTGCTGCTTGCACATCTCCTAAAATGGGAATTCCAACCGGGCCATCGAAGTCATAGTTGGCAGTCGTCAATTTCCGAACAGCGCATCTGGATCGGAAACATCATCAAAGACAGCCCGAGTCTTCGCCGATACCCGGCTCAGATTTTCGACCAGGCTTACGGGCATGCGGTGCTTGTCGCGGTCAGGGAAACGGGTCTCAGGAAATCTCACTTTCCAGGCGAACCTCCATTCACATCCAAGCAGGCGCTCGATGAACGATTTTGGCCGGGCAACCCACTTTCGATGGGCGATTTCCTGCGGGATTAG